A single Anabas testudineus chromosome 10, fAnaTes1.2, whole genome shotgun sequence DNA region contains:
- the slu7 gene encoding pre-mRNA-splicing factor SLU7: protein MTEQTSGSSEGIVGLDEPKKMTREDWRKKKELEEQRKLGNAPAEVDEEGKDINPHIPQYISSVPWYVDPSKRPTLKHQRPQSENQKQYTAIGEWYKRGVQEGSVTTKFRKGACENCGAMTHKKKDCLERPRKVGAKFTGTGIAPDEHSQVQLDLDYDGKRDRWNGYDPEEHQRIVEEYAKVDLAKRTLKAQKLQDELASGKLDQSEREHDSEDEDEDKYADDIDMPGQNFDSKRRITVRNLRIREDTAKYLRNLDLNSAYYDPKTRAMRENPYSNTGMNPDEVGYAGDNFVRYSGDTITMAQTQLFAWEAYERGSEVHLQADPTKLELLHRSFKVKKEDFKEMQRESILEKYGGEEHLDAPPRELLLAQTEDYLEYSRHGAVLKGLEKAVARSKYEEDVLINNHTCIWGSYWKDGCWGYKCCHSMVKQSYCTGETGIRTNTSDCVPFEEGLTEPQEEEMPKSLLEMHQDKMKEKKKKKSKKNKKRNSDSSDSEDEEKKKEKLKKALEAEDKRVKHIEAIMQLDERKRPYNSLQEVKAPTEEEMEAFRMKRCRPDDPMASFLGQ, encoded by the exons ATGACTGAACAGACCAGCGGCAGCTCTGAGGGGATCGTGGGCCTGGATGAGCCCAAGAAGATGACCAGGGAGgactggaggaagaagaaggagctggaggagcaaAGAAAGCTCGGAAATGCTCCAGCTGAGGTTGATGAGGAGGGAAA gGACATAAACCCTCACATCCCACAATACATTTCATCAGTCCCATGGTATGTTGACCCATCTAAAAGGCCCACGCTAAAGCATCAGAGACCACAGAGTGAAAATCAGAAGCAATACACAGCAATCGGCGAGTGGTATAAGAGAGGTGTGCAAGAG GGTTCTGTTACCACCAAATTTCGCAAGGGAGCTTGTGAGAACTGTGGTGCCATGACACACAAGAAGAAAGACTGTTTGGAG CGACCTAGAAAAGTTGGGGCAAAGTTTACAGGCACAGGAATAGCTCCAGATGAACACTCACAGGTCCAGCTTGACTTGGACTATGATGGAAAGCGGGATCGATGGAATGGGTATGACCCTGAGGAACACCAGCGCATTGTTGAAGAGTATGCCAAGGTTGATCTG GCCAAAAGGACACTGAAGGCACAGAAACTGCAGGATGAGTTGGCCTCTGGAAAACTGGACCAATCT gagCGGGAACATGAcagtgaggatgaggatgaagataAATATGCAGATGACATCGACATGCCCGGTCAGAACTTTGACTCCAAGAGGCGCATCACTGTCAGAAATCTGCGTATCAGAGAAGATACAGCTAAA TACTTGAGAAATCTGGATCTAAATTCCGCCTACTATGATCCAAAGACTCGAGCTATGAGAGAGAATCCATACTCTAACACAGGCATGAACCCTGATGA AGTGGGATATGCTGGAGACAACTTTGTTCGCTATAGTGGGGACACAATCACCATGGCTCAGACACAAT TGTTTGCCTGGGAGGCCTATGAAAGGGGCTCTGAGGTACATCTGCAGGCTGACCCCACCAAGCTGGAGCTGCTCCATCGGTCCTTCAAGGTCAAGAAAGAGGACTTTAAAGAGATGCAGAGGGAGAGCATCCTGGAGAAA TATGGAGGTGAGGAGCACTTAGATGCTCCGCCACGGGAGCTGTTGTTGGCCCAGACAGAGGACTATTTGGAGTACTCTCGTCACGGCGCTGTACTGAAAGGACTTGAAAAGGCTGTTGCCCGTTCCAAGTATGAGGAGGACGTGCTCATCAACAACCACACT tgcatttgGGGCTCTTACTGGAAGGACGGCTGCTGGGGATACAAATGTTGTCACTCCATGGTCAAACAGAGTTACTGCACAGGAGAGACTGGAATAAGAACA AACACCTCAGACTGTGTGCCATTTGAAGAGGGACTAACTGAAccacaggaggaggaaatgCCCAAGTCTTTGCTTGAA ATGCATCAAGATaagatgaaggaaaagaagaaaaagaagagcaagaagaacaagaagcGTAACTCTGACAGCAGTGATTCagaggatgaagagaagaagaaggagaagctgaagaag GCACTAGAAGCAGAGGACAAACGGGTGAAGCATATAGAAGCAATAATGCAGCTGGATGAGAGGAAGAGGCCATACAACAGCCTGCAGGAAGTGAAGGCGCCcactgaggaggagatggaggccTTCCGCATGAAACGCTGCCGGCCAGATGACCCCATGGCTTCCTTCCTGGGACAGTAA
- the c1qtnf2 gene encoding LOW QUALITY PROTEIN: complement C1q tumor necrosis factor-related protein 2 (The sequence of the model RefSeq protein was modified relative to this genomic sequence to represent the inferred CDS: deleted 1 base in 1 codon) — protein sequence MELKMAIGHNSVTATFKLQICVMFCLLSVAISQSNNLSSKKGRNITIHSSQLVCSLPGPAGPAGIPGAPGSPGAMGPMGPPGKDGPDGKDGEKGERGDRGDSGRTGNPGKPGVKGRQGVIGKAGPRGLKGQRGAAGVFGKTGLKGDLGDMGEQGAPGGCNCGSAARSAFSVAVTKSYPKERMPIRFSRILLNEGSHYNASSGKFVCVIPGVYYFTYDITLANKHLAIGLVHNGQYKIKTFDANTGNHDVASGSTVLHLQQSDQVWLQIFYSEQNGLFFDPFWTDSTFTGFLIYADQDFLNEADRKANTQDEG from the exons ATGGAGCTGAAAATGGCCATAGGTCATAATTCCGTAACTG CGACCTTCAAGCTCCAGATatgtgtgatgttttgtttgctgtcGGTTGCCATCTCCCAGTCAAATAATTTGTCATCCAAGAAAGGTCGCAACATCACCATCCACTCTTCCCAGCTGGTCTGCAGTCTGCCTGGTCCAGCAGGGCCGGCAGGGATCCCAGGAGCCCCTGGATCACCAGGGGCCATGGGCCCCATGGGGCCGCCTGGGAAGGATGGCCCAGatggaaaagatggagagaagggagaaaggGGAGATAGAG GTGATTCAGGAAGGACTGGGAACCCAGGCAAGCCAGGTGTGAAAGGCCGCCAAGGTGTTATTGGTAAGGCCGGACCTCGGGGACTGAAGGGACAACGGGGAGCAGCAGGAGTGTTTGGGAAAACG GGGCTGAAGGGAGACTTGGGTGACATGGGTGAACAAGGAGCTCCTGGAGGATGTAACTGTGGCAGTGCAGCCCGCTCGGCCTTCTCTGTGGCAGTGACAAAGAGCTACCCTAAAGAGCGAATGCCCATCCGCTTCAGTCGGATCCTGCTGAATGAAGGGAGCCATTACAATGCCAGCAGTGGAAAGTTTGTCTGTGTCATCCCTGGAGTCTATTATTTCACCTATGATATCACTCTGGCAAATAAGCACCTAGCCATCGGGCTGGTGCACAATGGACAGTACAAGATCAAAACATTTGATGCAAACACAGGGAACCATGACGTGGCGTCTGGTTCTACCGTTCTCCACCTGCAGCAGTCAGACCAGGTCTGGCTGCAGATCTTCTACTCTGAACAGAATGGACTCTTCTTTGACCCGTTCTGGACAGACAGCACCTTCACTGGCTTTCTTATCTATGCTGACCAGGATTTCCTCAATGAAGCTGATAGAAAAGCTAATACTCAGGATGAGGGTTAA